The sequence GGGAGCGGATGTTTCAGCGCTTCAAGCCTTCCTAGCAGGACTTCCAGGCGTCTATCCGCAAGGCCTCGTTACAGGCTACTTCGGACCGCTTACAAAAGCTGCAGTTACTAATTTCCAGATTCGAAATGGTATTCCAGGAGTCGGCCGTGTCGGACCTCTCACATTAGCAGTTCTTAATGTACAGATGAATGGCAATGTGGGAAGCGAAGCTCCAGTCATCGGACCATTAAGTGTAGACGTGGGACGAACCACAACAAGCATAAGTTGGAATACGAGAAATAATACTTCCGCGATACTTTACTACGACACTCATCCTATCGCCATGGTAGAAGCGAGTGCGACAAGAGGAGTGAGTGTTGGAGGCTCAAGTCTTTTGGTAAACAATGATTTGAGGGCATCC is a genomic window of Candidatus Paceibacterota bacterium containing:
- a CDS encoding peptidoglycan-binding protein, translated to MANNKRFSKIASGLFMGTAVVAALLLVSPGGASAATLNRQLQLGMSGADVSALQAFLAGLPGVYPQGLVTGYFGPLTKAAVTNFQIRNGIPGVGRVGPLTLAVLNVQMNGNVGSEAPVIGPLSVDVGRTTTSISWNTRNNTSAILYYDTHPIAMVEASATRGVSVGGSSLLVNNDLRASHSANLSGLDSNTTYYFVVYVRDAFGNENITLPATFRTTN